The Klebsiella sp. RIT-PI-d genomic sequence GCTCGGCATCGGGATATAGCTGTAGCATCAGCGCATCTTTACTTACCACTTTACCGTGATTACGGATCAGCGTTTCCATAATGGTATATTCAAAGGCCGTAAGCTTGATGGTTTCATCCTCAACGGATAACTCGCGTCGGGAAAGATCAACCTGAAACGGCGGCAGAGAAATGACCTGCGAAGCCAGACCGCTGTTACGCCTGAGCAGCGCCTGCATTCTGGCCACCACCTCTTCAATATGAAAAGGCTTAGTCACATAATCGTCAGCCCCTGCGCTTAATACCTCTACTTTATCCTGCCAGCCTTCGCGAGCGGTCAGCACCAGCAATGGCAGGGTAATGCTGTGACTGCGCCAGCGGCGGATCAGCGATAAGCCGTCTTCATCCGGCAACCCCAGATCAACAATCGCAACATCAGGCAAATGCT encodes the following:
- the phoP gene encoding two-component system response regulator PhoP, whose protein sequence is MRVLVVEDNPLLRHHLKVQLQEMGHQVDAAEDAREADYYIGEHLPDVAIVDLGLPDEDGLSLIRRWRSHSITLPLLVLTAREGWQDKVEVLSAGADDYVTKPFHIEEVVARMQALLRRNSGLASQVISLPPFQVDLSRRELSVEDETIKLTAFEYTIMETLIRNHGKVVSKDALMLQLYPDAELRESHTIDVLMGRLRKKIQTRYPHEVITTVRGQGYRFELPA